A region of Lycium barbarum isolate Lr01 chromosome 3, ASM1917538v2, whole genome shotgun sequence DNA encodes the following proteins:
- the LOC132630825 gene encoding uncharacterized protein LOC132630825 isoform X1, with translation MTQDKIDVRQHGVVVDQTKSKVKCNYCGKVVSGFNRLKYHLGGVRGDVTPCLEAPTPVKEALKAELLDKKNGNFKKEVGQLHHPNLPLKRNWCPQESDGEPNGNKKHHRVDSKVAGSCVVDSSSREISKSIGRFFYESGVDFDAIKSPSFQRMVKATLRPRETIKFPSCWELKGWILQDAVKEMQQCVTEVKNSWASTGCSVLLDGWVDSNGRKLINILVYCPRGTIYLRTSDISSFNGNVDAMLLFFEEVVEEVGVENVVQIVAYSTSACMMEAGKKLMEKGKTVFWTVDASHCIELMLQKFTKIDLIQEVLDKAKILTQFIYSHATVLKLLRDACPDELVKPSKIKSIVPFLTLENIVSQKEHLVMMFQSSNWHTSILASTSEGKRMSKMVEDLTFWTGALMAVKATIPLVEVIKLLNGTNKPEVGFIYDTLDQAKETIKKEFKDKKSCYARFWEAIDKIWDEYLHSHLHAAGYFLNPTLFYSSDFHTDVEVSCGLCFCVVRMAEDRHIQDLITSQIDEYRLGKGTFHYGSFKDKLSNISPGALWWSQYGGDCPELQRLAVRILSQTCNGASHYRLKRSLIETLFTEGMNQIEKQRMRDLVFVHCNLQLQAFDPEGRNDVAGDVLDPMDEWIVGKEPNLVSESTELTWMDLELASRNGKGKVCVEGPIIIHVKDEE, from the exons ATGACTCAAGATAAAATAGATGTTCGTCAACATGGTGTGGTAGTTGATCAGACGAAGTCAAAAGTCAAGTGCAACTATTGTGGTAAAGTTGTTTCTGGTTTTAACAGGCTGAAATACCACTTAGGTGGCGTTCGTGGAGATGTAACTCCTTGCTTGGAGGCTCCGACACCTGTAAAAGAAGCACTGAAAGCTGAGCTACTTGATAAGAAAAACGGAAATTTTAAAAAGGAAGTCGGGCAACTTCACCACCCAAATCTTCCTTTGAAGCGGAACTGGTGCCCCCAAGAAAGTGATGGTGAACCAAATGGAAATAAAAAGCATCATAGAGTGGATTCAAAAGTAGCTGGTAGTTGTGTTGTAGATTCATCGTCACGAGAGATTTCAAAATCTATTGGGAGATTTTTTTATGAATCAGGAGTTGACTTTGATGCTATCAAATCACCTAGCTTCCAAAGGATGGTAAAAGCCACCCTTAGGCCGCGGGAGACAATAAAATTTCCTAGTTGTTGGGAATTGAAAGGATGGATCCTCCAGGATGCAGTGAAAGAGATGCAACAATGTGTAACGGAGGTGAAAAATTCATGGGCAAGCACTGGGTGTAGCGTCTTGCTAGATGGATGGGTAGATTCAAACGGTCGAAAACTGATTAATATCCTAGTATACTGCCCAAGGGGCACTATTTATCTCCGTACATCAGATATTTCATCTTTCAATGGAAATGTTGATGCTATGCTATTATTCTTTGAGGAAGTTGTAGAGGAAGTGGGAGTTGAAAATGTGGTCCAAATAGTTGCATACTCGACATCTGCATGCATGATGGAAGCAGGCAAGAAATTAATGGAAAAAGGTAAGACAGTGTTTTGGACAGTCGATGCTTCTCATTGCATTGAACTTATGTTACAGAAATTCACGAAGATAGACCTGATACAAGAAGTTTTGGACAAGGCAAAGATTCTCACCCAATTTATTTACAGCCATGCTACTGTCCTAAAGCTTCTAAGAGATGCTTGTCCGGATGAGCTAGTGAAACCTTCAAAGATAAAGTCAATTGTGCCCTTTTTGACTCTGGAGAACATTGTATCACAGAAAGAACACTTAGTTATGATGTTTCAGTCTTCTAATTGGCATACCTCAATCTTGGCTTCTACGAGTGAGGGTAAAAGAATGTCGAAAATGGTTGAAGATCTAACCTTTTGGACTGGGGCTTTAATGGCTGTGAAGGCAACCATTCCTCTGGTGGAAGTTATAAAATTGTTAAATGGTACTAATAAGCCAGAAGTTGGTTTTATATATGATACATTAGATCAAGCTAAAGAGACCATCAAAAAGGAATTCAAAGACAAGAAATCCTGTTATGCTAGATTCTGGGAAGCCATAGATAAAATATGGGACGAATATCTCCATAGTCATCTCCATGCTGCGGGTTACTTTTTGAACCCAACCCTTTTTTATTCAAGCGATTTCCACACTGATGTGGAAGTTTCTTGTGGTCTTTGTTTTTGTGTTGTTCGCATGGCAGAAGATCGTCATATACAGGATTTGATCACGTCGCAAATTGATGAGTACCGCTTGGGAAAGGGCACGTTTCATTATGGAAGTTTTAAAGATAAATTATCAAATATTTCCCCAGGTG CACTTTGGTGGTCTCAATATGGAGGTGACTGTCCCGAACTGCAAAGGCTTGCTGTTCGAATCCTTAGTCAGACATGCAATGGTGCTTCACATTATAGGCTGAAAAGGAGCTTGATCGAGACATTATTTACAGAAGGGATGAATCAGATAGAGAAACAGAGGATGCGGGACTTGGTATTTGTCCACTGTAATTTGCAGTTACAAGCTTTTGATCCCGAAGGAAGAAATGACGTTGCAGGTGATGTTCTTGACCCAATGGATGAGTGGATAGTCGGAAAAGAGCCCAATCTGGTGTCCGAAAGCACTGAGCTTACATGGATGGACTTGGAATTGGCAAGCAGAAATGGGAAGGGAAAAGTTTGTGTTGAAGGACCTATTATTATTCATGTAAAGGATGAAGAGTGA
- the LOC132630825 gene encoding uncharacterized protein LOC132630825 isoform X2, which yields MTQDKIDVRQHGVVVDQTKSKVKCNYCGKVVSGFNRLKYHLGGVRGDVTPCLEAPTPVKEALKAELLDKKNGNFKKEVGQLHHPNLPLKRNWCPQESDGEPNGNKKHHRVDSKVAGSCVVDSSSREISKSIGRFFYESGVDFDAIKSPSFQRMVKATLRPRETIKFPSCWELKGWILQDAVKEMQQCVTEVKNSWASTGCSVLLDGWVDSNGRKLINILVYCPRGTIYLRTSDISSFNGNVDAMLLFFEEVVEEVGVENVVQIVAYSTSACMMEAGKKLMEKGKTVFWTVDASHCIELMLQKFTKIDLIQEVLDKAKILTQFIYSHATVLKLLRDACPDELVKPSKIKSIVPFLTLENIVSQKEHLVMMFQSSNWHTSILASTSEGKRMSKMVEDLTFWTGALMAVKATIPLVEVIKLLNGTNKPEVGFIYDTLDQAKETIKKEFKDKKSCYARFWEAIDKIWDEYLHSHLHAAGYFLNPTLFYSSDFHTDVEVSCGLCFCVVRMAEDRHIQDLITSQIDEYRLGKGTFHYGSFKDKLSNISPALWWSQYGGDCPELQRLAVRILSQTCNGASHYRLKRSLIETLFTEGMNQIEKQRMRDLVFVHCNLQLQAFDPEGRNDVAGDVLDPMDEWIVGKEPNLVSESTELTWMDLELASRNGKGKVCVEGPIIIHVKDEE from the exons ATGACTCAAGATAAAATAGATGTTCGTCAACATGGTGTGGTAGTTGATCAGACGAAGTCAAAAGTCAAGTGCAACTATTGTGGTAAAGTTGTTTCTGGTTTTAACAGGCTGAAATACCACTTAGGTGGCGTTCGTGGAGATGTAACTCCTTGCTTGGAGGCTCCGACACCTGTAAAAGAAGCACTGAAAGCTGAGCTACTTGATAAGAAAAACGGAAATTTTAAAAAGGAAGTCGGGCAACTTCACCACCCAAATCTTCCTTTGAAGCGGAACTGGTGCCCCCAAGAAAGTGATGGTGAACCAAATGGAAATAAAAAGCATCATAGAGTGGATTCAAAAGTAGCTGGTAGTTGTGTTGTAGATTCATCGTCACGAGAGATTTCAAAATCTATTGGGAGATTTTTTTATGAATCAGGAGTTGACTTTGATGCTATCAAATCACCTAGCTTCCAAAGGATGGTAAAAGCCACCCTTAGGCCGCGGGAGACAATAAAATTTCCTAGTTGTTGGGAATTGAAAGGATGGATCCTCCAGGATGCAGTGAAAGAGATGCAACAATGTGTAACGGAGGTGAAAAATTCATGGGCAAGCACTGGGTGTAGCGTCTTGCTAGATGGATGGGTAGATTCAAACGGTCGAAAACTGATTAATATCCTAGTATACTGCCCAAGGGGCACTATTTATCTCCGTACATCAGATATTTCATCTTTCAATGGAAATGTTGATGCTATGCTATTATTCTTTGAGGAAGTTGTAGAGGAAGTGGGAGTTGAAAATGTGGTCCAAATAGTTGCATACTCGACATCTGCATGCATGATGGAAGCAGGCAAGAAATTAATGGAAAAAGGTAAGACAGTGTTTTGGACAGTCGATGCTTCTCATTGCATTGAACTTATGTTACAGAAATTCACGAAGATAGACCTGATACAAGAAGTTTTGGACAAGGCAAAGATTCTCACCCAATTTATTTACAGCCATGCTACTGTCCTAAAGCTTCTAAGAGATGCTTGTCCGGATGAGCTAGTGAAACCTTCAAAGATAAAGTCAATTGTGCCCTTTTTGACTCTGGAGAACATTGTATCACAGAAAGAACACTTAGTTATGATGTTTCAGTCTTCTAATTGGCATACCTCAATCTTGGCTTCTACGAGTGAGGGTAAAAGAATGTCGAAAATGGTTGAAGATCTAACCTTTTGGACTGGGGCTTTAATGGCTGTGAAGGCAACCATTCCTCTGGTGGAAGTTATAAAATTGTTAAATGGTACTAATAAGCCAGAAGTTGGTTTTATATATGATACATTAGATCAAGCTAAAGAGACCATCAAAAAGGAATTCAAAGACAAGAAATCCTGTTATGCTAGATTCTGGGAAGCCATAGATAAAATATGGGACGAATATCTCCATAGTCATCTCCATGCTGCGGGTTACTTTTTGAACCCAACCCTTTTTTATTCAAGCGATTTCCACACTGATGTGGAAGTTTCTTGTGGTCTTTGTTTTTGTGTTGTTCGCATGGCAGAAGATCGTCATATACAGGATTTGATCACGTCGCAAATTGATGAGTACCGCTTGGGAAAGGGCACGTTTCATTATGGAAGTTTTAAAGATAAATTATCAAATATTTCCCCAG CACTTTGGTGGTCTCAATATGGAGGTGACTGTCCCGAACTGCAAAGGCTTGCTGTTCGAATCCTTAGTCAGACATGCAATGGTGCTTCACATTATAGGCTGAAAAGGAGCTTGATCGAGACATTATTTACAGAAGGGATGAATCAGATAGAGAAACAGAGGATGCGGGACTTGGTATTTGTCCACTGTAATTTGCAGTTACAAGCTTTTGATCCCGAAGGAAGAAATGACGTTGCAGGTGATGTTCTTGACCCAATGGATGAGTGGATAGTCGGAAAAGAGCCCAATCTGGTGTCCGAAAGCACTGAGCTTACATGGATGGACTTGGAATTGGCAAGCAGAAATGGGAAGGGAAAAGTTTGTGTTGAAGGACCTATTATTATTCATGTAAAGGATGAAGAGTGA